A genomic region of Solanum dulcamara chromosome 2, daSolDulc1.2, whole genome shotgun sequence contains the following coding sequences:
- the LOC129880088 gene encoding probable inactive purple acid phosphatase 1 isoform X1, with amino-acid sequence MKTFVMLLPILWVLVVLQGVTSHEDHPLARIAVHNAIAALDARAYIKATPSVLGSNGLNQEWITLEYGTSNPSNDDWVGVFSPANFSAATCDPENNMVTPPLLCTAPIKYQFANRSSPNYKRTGKGTLKLQLINQRSDFSVALFSGGLRNPKMVAVSNTVAFANPNAPLYPRLAQGKTWNEMTVTWTSGYDINEAEPFVEWGPQGGQQTQSPAGTLTFDRSSLCGAPARTVGWRDPGFIHTSFLKELWPNLVYTYKLGHKLFNGTYIWSPMYKFKSSPYPGQSSLQRVVIFGDMGKEEADGSNVYNQYQPGSLNTTKQIIEDLKNIDIVFHIGDIVYANGYISQWDQFTSQVEPITSRVPYMIASGNHERDWPDSGSFYGKKDSGGECGVLAQTMFYFPAENRDKFWYSTDYGMFRFCIADTEHDWREGTEQYKFLEHCFASVDRQKQPWVIFLAHRVLGYSSGDFYADEGSFGEPMGRESLQKLWQKYKVDIAIYGHVHNYERTCPIYQNICTMTEKNSYKGTLNGTIHIVAGGGGAGLVKFTPLQTKWSIFKDYDYGFVKMTAFDHSNLLFEYKKSSDGKVYDSFNISRDYRDILACTVDSCPSTTLAS; translated from the exons ATGAAAACATTCGTTATGTTGTTGccaattttatgggttttagttGTTCTTCAAGGGGTGACATCTCATGAAGATCACCCTCTAGCAAGGATTGCTGTTCATAATGCTATTGCTGCTTTGGATGCTCGTGCTTATATCAAAGCTACTCCATCTGTTCTTGGGTCAAAC GGTCTAAACCAAGAATGGATAACTTTGGAGTATGGCACAAGCAACCCGTCAAATGATGATTGGGTAGGAGTGTTTTCTCCTGCTAATTTCAG TGCAGCAACTTGTGACCCTGAAAATAACATGGTGACTCCACCACTTTTGTGTACAGCTCCTATAAAG TATCAATTTGCAAACCGCTCCAGTCCCAACTACAAAAGGACGGGAAAAGGAACGTTAAAGCTTCAATTGATTAACCAGAGATCAGATTTTTCTGTTGCTTTGTTTTCTGGTGGATTACGAAAT CCAAAGATGGTTGCAGTGTCAAATACTGTTGCCTTTGCAAATCCAAATGCACCATTATACCCACGGTTAGCACAGGGAAAGACGTGGAATGAA ATGACTGTTACATGGACAAGTGGATATGATATCAATGAAGCAGAGCCCTTTGTGGAGTGGGGTCCACAAGGTGGTCAACAGACTCAGTCACCAGCAGGGACTTTGACTTTTGATCGTAGTAGCTTGTGTG GTGCACCAGCAAGAACTGTTGGATGGCGCGATCCTGGATTCATTCACACTAGTTTTCTGAAGGAGTTATGGCCCAATTTAGT ATATACCTACAAACTGGGGCATAAACTGTTTAATGGCACGTATATCTGGAGTCCGATGTACAAATTTAAATCATCGCCCTATCCTGGCCAAAGCTCTCTTCAGCGAGTGGTCATTTTTGGTGACATGGGAAAG GAAGAAGCTGATGGTTCAAATGTGTACAATCAATACCAACCTGGCTCCCTTAACACTACCAAGCAAATCATTGAGGACTTAAAGAACATTGACATAGTCTTTCACATTGGGGATATCGTTTACGCCAATGGATATATTTCTCAGTGGGATCAATTTACTTCTCAAGTTGAGCCAATTACTTCACGAGTACCATACATGATTGCTAG tgGCAACCATGAACGTGATTGGCCTGATAGTGGGTCATTTTATGGTAAAAAGGATTCAGGTGGAGAATGTGGTGTTTTGGCTCAGACAATGTTCTATTTTCCTGCCGAAAATAGGGATAAGTTCTG GTACTCTACTGATTATGGCATGTTCAGATTCTGTATTGCTGATACTGAACATGATTGGAGAGAGGGCACCGAACAATATAAGTTCCTTGAACACTGCTTTGCCTCAGTAGATAGACAGAAACAGCCATGGGTAATCTTCCTTGCACATAGGGTACTTGGTTACTCTTCTGGCGATTTTTACGCTGATGAAGGATCATTTGGAGAACCAATGGGGAGGGAAAGCCTTCAAAAGCTGTGGCAGAAGTATAAAGTTGATATAGCCATATATGGTCATGTTCATAATTACGAAAGAACATGTCCCATTTACCAG AATATTTGTACAATGACCGAGAAGAACTCTTACAAGGGAACCTTGAACGGGACGATACATATTGTTGCAGGAGGAGGTGGAGCTGGTCTAGTAAAGTTTACACCCCTCCAGACTAAGTGGAGTATTTTCAAAGATTATGATTACGGATTTGTGAAGATGACAGCATTCGATCATTCAAATCTGTTATTCGAGTACAAGAAGAGCAGTGATGGCAAAGTATACGACTCTTTCAATATTTCCCGAGATTATAGAGACATCTTGGCATGCACTGTGGATAGCTGCCCAAGCACGACACTGGCATCTTGA
- the LOC129880088 gene encoding probable inactive purple acid phosphatase 1 isoform X3, protein MVTPPLLCTAPIKYQFANRSSPNYKRTGKGTLKLQLINQRSDFSVALFSGGLRNPKMVAVSNTVAFANPNAPLYPRLAQGKTWNEMTVTWTSGYDINEAEPFVEWGPQGGQQTQSPAGTLTFDRSSLCGAPARTVGWRDPGFIHTSFLKELWPNLVYTYKLGHKLFNGTYIWSPMYKFKSSPYPGQSSLQRVVIFGDMGKEEADGSNVYNQYQPGSLNTTKQIIEDLKNIDIVFHIGDIVYANGYISQWDQFTSQVEPITSRVPYMIASGNHERDWPDSGSFYGKKDSGGECGVLAQTMFYFPAENRDKFWYSTDYGMFRFCIADTEHDWREGTEQYKFLEHCFASVDRQKQPWVIFLAHRVLGYSSGDFYADEGSFGEPMGRESLQKLWQKYKVDIAIYGHVHNYERTCPIYQNICTMTEKNSYKGTLNGTIHIVAGGGGAGLVKFTPLQTKWSIFKDYDYGFVKMTAFDHSNLLFEYKKSSDGKVYDSFNISRDYRDILACTVDSCPSTTLAS, encoded by the exons ATGGTGACTCCACCACTTTTGTGTACAGCTCCTATAAAG TATCAATTTGCAAACCGCTCCAGTCCCAACTACAAAAGGACGGGAAAAGGAACGTTAAAGCTTCAATTGATTAACCAGAGATCAGATTTTTCTGTTGCTTTGTTTTCTGGTGGATTACGAAAT CCAAAGATGGTTGCAGTGTCAAATACTGTTGCCTTTGCAAATCCAAATGCACCATTATACCCACGGTTAGCACAGGGAAAGACGTGGAATGAA ATGACTGTTACATGGACAAGTGGATATGATATCAATGAAGCAGAGCCCTTTGTGGAGTGGGGTCCACAAGGTGGTCAACAGACTCAGTCACCAGCAGGGACTTTGACTTTTGATCGTAGTAGCTTGTGTG GTGCACCAGCAAGAACTGTTGGATGGCGCGATCCTGGATTCATTCACACTAGTTTTCTGAAGGAGTTATGGCCCAATTTAGT ATATACCTACAAACTGGGGCATAAACTGTTTAATGGCACGTATATCTGGAGTCCGATGTACAAATTTAAATCATCGCCCTATCCTGGCCAAAGCTCTCTTCAGCGAGTGGTCATTTTTGGTGACATGGGAAAG GAAGAAGCTGATGGTTCAAATGTGTACAATCAATACCAACCTGGCTCCCTTAACACTACCAAGCAAATCATTGAGGACTTAAAGAACATTGACATAGTCTTTCACATTGGGGATATCGTTTACGCCAATGGATATATTTCTCAGTGGGATCAATTTACTTCTCAAGTTGAGCCAATTACTTCACGAGTACCATACATGATTGCTAG tgGCAACCATGAACGTGATTGGCCTGATAGTGGGTCATTTTATGGTAAAAAGGATTCAGGTGGAGAATGTGGTGTTTTGGCTCAGACAATGTTCTATTTTCCTGCCGAAAATAGGGATAAGTTCTG GTACTCTACTGATTATGGCATGTTCAGATTCTGTATTGCTGATACTGAACATGATTGGAGAGAGGGCACCGAACAATATAAGTTCCTTGAACACTGCTTTGCCTCAGTAGATAGACAGAAACAGCCATGGGTAATCTTCCTTGCACATAGGGTACTTGGTTACTCTTCTGGCGATTTTTACGCTGATGAAGGATCATTTGGAGAACCAATGGGGAGGGAAAGCCTTCAAAAGCTGTGGCAGAAGTATAAAGTTGATATAGCCATATATGGTCATGTTCATAATTACGAAAGAACATGTCCCATTTACCAG AATATTTGTACAATGACCGAGAAGAACTCTTACAAGGGAACCTTGAACGGGACGATACATATTGTTGCAGGAGGAGGTGGAGCTGGTCTAGTAAAGTTTACACCCCTCCAGACTAAGTGGAGTATTTTCAAAGATTATGATTACGGATTTGTGAAGATGACAGCATTCGATCATTCAAATCTGTTATTCGAGTACAAGAAGAGCAGTGATGGCAAAGTATACGACTCTTTCAATATTTCCCGAGATTATAGAGACATCTTGGCATGCACTGTGGATAGCTGCCCAAGCACGACACTGGCATCTTGA
- the LOC129880088 gene encoding probable inactive purple acid phosphatase 1 isoform X2, producing the protein MKTFVMLLPILWVLVVLQGVTSHEDHPLARIAVHNAIAALDARAYIKATPSVLGSNGLNQEWITLEYGTSNPSNDDWVGVFSPANFSAATCDPENNMVTPPLLCTAPIKYQFANRSSPNYKRTGKGTLKLQLINQRSDFSVALFSGGLRNPKMVAVSNTVAFANPNAPLYPRLAQGKTWNEMTVTWTSGYDINEAEPFVEWGPQGGQQTQSPAGTLTFDRSSLCGAPARTVGWRDPGFIHTSFLKELWPNLVYTYKLGHKLFNGTYIWSPMYKFKSSPYPGQSSLQRVVIFGDMGKEEADGSNVYNQYQPGSLNTTKQIIEDLKNIDIVFHIGDIVYANGYISQWDQFTSQVEPITSRVPYMIARYSTDYGMFRFCIADTEHDWREGTEQYKFLEHCFASVDRQKQPWVIFLAHRVLGYSSGDFYADEGSFGEPMGRESLQKLWQKYKVDIAIYGHVHNYERTCPIYQNICTMTEKNSYKGTLNGTIHIVAGGGGAGLVKFTPLQTKWSIFKDYDYGFVKMTAFDHSNLLFEYKKSSDGKVYDSFNISRDYRDILACTVDSCPSTTLAS; encoded by the exons ATGAAAACATTCGTTATGTTGTTGccaattttatgggttttagttGTTCTTCAAGGGGTGACATCTCATGAAGATCACCCTCTAGCAAGGATTGCTGTTCATAATGCTATTGCTGCTTTGGATGCTCGTGCTTATATCAAAGCTACTCCATCTGTTCTTGGGTCAAAC GGTCTAAACCAAGAATGGATAACTTTGGAGTATGGCACAAGCAACCCGTCAAATGATGATTGGGTAGGAGTGTTTTCTCCTGCTAATTTCAG TGCAGCAACTTGTGACCCTGAAAATAACATGGTGACTCCACCACTTTTGTGTACAGCTCCTATAAAG TATCAATTTGCAAACCGCTCCAGTCCCAACTACAAAAGGACGGGAAAAGGAACGTTAAAGCTTCAATTGATTAACCAGAGATCAGATTTTTCTGTTGCTTTGTTTTCTGGTGGATTACGAAAT CCAAAGATGGTTGCAGTGTCAAATACTGTTGCCTTTGCAAATCCAAATGCACCATTATACCCACGGTTAGCACAGGGAAAGACGTGGAATGAA ATGACTGTTACATGGACAAGTGGATATGATATCAATGAAGCAGAGCCCTTTGTGGAGTGGGGTCCACAAGGTGGTCAACAGACTCAGTCACCAGCAGGGACTTTGACTTTTGATCGTAGTAGCTTGTGTG GTGCACCAGCAAGAACTGTTGGATGGCGCGATCCTGGATTCATTCACACTAGTTTTCTGAAGGAGTTATGGCCCAATTTAGT ATATACCTACAAACTGGGGCATAAACTGTTTAATGGCACGTATATCTGGAGTCCGATGTACAAATTTAAATCATCGCCCTATCCTGGCCAAAGCTCTCTTCAGCGAGTGGTCATTTTTGGTGACATGGGAAAG GAAGAAGCTGATGGTTCAAATGTGTACAATCAATACCAACCTGGCTCCCTTAACACTACCAAGCAAATCATTGAGGACTTAAAGAACATTGACATAGTCTTTCACATTGGGGATATCGTTTACGCCAATGGATATATTTCTCAGTGGGATCAATTTACTTCTCAAGTTGAGCCAATTACTTCACGAGTACCATACATGATTGCTAG GTACTCTACTGATTATGGCATGTTCAGATTCTGTATTGCTGATACTGAACATGATTGGAGAGAGGGCACCGAACAATATAAGTTCCTTGAACACTGCTTTGCCTCAGTAGATAGACAGAAACAGCCATGGGTAATCTTCCTTGCACATAGGGTACTTGGTTACTCTTCTGGCGATTTTTACGCTGATGAAGGATCATTTGGAGAACCAATGGGGAGGGAAAGCCTTCAAAAGCTGTGGCAGAAGTATAAAGTTGATATAGCCATATATGGTCATGTTCATAATTACGAAAGAACATGTCCCATTTACCAG AATATTTGTACAATGACCGAGAAGAACTCTTACAAGGGAACCTTGAACGGGACGATACATATTGTTGCAGGAGGAGGTGGAGCTGGTCTAGTAAAGTTTACACCCCTCCAGACTAAGTGGAGTATTTTCAAAGATTATGATTACGGATTTGTGAAGATGACAGCATTCGATCATTCAAATCTGTTATTCGAGTACAAGAAGAGCAGTGATGGCAAAGTATACGACTCTTTCAATATTTCCCGAGATTATAGAGACATCTTGGCATGCACTGTGGATAGCTGCCCAAGCACGACACTGGCATCTTGA